One Entomomonas asaccharolytica DNA segment encodes these proteins:
- the hemG gene encoding menaquinone-dependent protoporphyrinogen IX dehydrogenase — protein sequence MKKKALLLYSTIDGQTFAIISKIVLRMTEEAEDIEHEVYDLWKMPELDLNEYSTILMGAAIRYNKFDKPFLNFIKKNYKALNEKNSAFFCVNLTARKPGKDTPETNGYARRFLAKTPWKPNLKAVFAGSLRYPRYSWYDKILIKFIMWMDGEKQDLSKEYNYTNWQKVDEFAQQFIALARK from the coding sequence TTGTTGTTGTATTCAACCATTGATGGTCAGACATTTGCAATCATCTCTAAAATAGTTTTACGCATGACGGAAGAAGCTGAAGATATCGAACATGAAGTTTATGATTTATGGAAAATGCCAGAATTAGATTTGAATGAGTACTCTACTATCCTAATGGGAGCAGCCATTCGCTATAATAAATTTGATAAACCTTTCTTAAATTTTATTAAAAAGAATTATAAAGCGTTAAATGAGAAAAATTCGGCTTTCTTTTGTGTTAATTTAACAGCAAGAAAGCCAGGAAAAGACACACCAGAAACGAATGGTTATGCCCGTAGATTTTTAGCAAAAACGCCATGGAAACCCAATTTAAAAGCTGTTTTTGCAGGCTCTCTACGTTATCCACGCTATAGTTGGTATGATAAGATTTTAATCAAGTTTATTATGTGGATGGATGGTGAAAAACAAGATTTAAGTAAAGAGTATAATTATACTAATTGGCAAAAAGTGGATGAGTTTGCGCAACAGTTTATCGCTTTAGCACGTAAATAG
- a CDS encoding HAD-IB family hydrolase: MTEKPVVAAFDFDVTITKKDTFVPFLYWAFGKVKVYKAFIKLLPEAVKVVLKISNRDSFKEKIVAELFTGQSVKHLKVLGAGYASSFTPLIRPKALKRIKWHKEQGHRLVMVSASLNLYLEKAAKDLGFDDLLCTTLKEQDDIFTGKLQGANCRCQEKVNRLQGLLGDLSLYELYAYGDSAGDEQMLEVANHANFRALE; encoded by the coding sequence ATGACAGAAAAGCCAGTTGTTGCTGCCTTTGATTTTGATGTTACTATTACTAAAAAAGACACCTTTGTTCCCTTTCTTTATTGGGCTTTTGGTAAAGTAAAGGTTTATAAAGCATTTATTAAATTACTACCTGAAGCTGTTAAGGTAGTATTAAAAATATCTAATAGAGATTCTTTTAAAGAAAAAATAGTGGCAGAGTTATTTACAGGACAATCTGTTAAGCATTTGAAAGTACTGGGGGCAGGCTATGCCAGTTCTTTTACCCCTTTAATCAGACCCAAGGCACTTAAACGTATTAAATGGCATAAAGAACAAGGACACCGCCTAGTAATGGTAAGTGCTTCGTTAAACCTCTATTTAGAAAAAGCAGCAAAAGATTTAGGCTTTGATGATTTACTCTGTACCACACTAAAAGAACAAGACGATATATTTACAGGTAAATTGCAGGGTGCGAACTGTCGTTGCCAAGAGAAAGTTAATCGCTTGCAGGGATTATTGGGTGATTTATCACTCTATGAACTTTATGCGTATGGTGATTCTGCGGGTGATGAGCAGATGTTAGAGGTTGCTAACCATGCTAATTTTCGTGCTCTTGAGTAA
- the cydX gene encoding cytochrome bd-I oxidase subunit CydX, giving the protein MWYFAWFLGVGFAVLLAVVNALWYESRLEGKNTDKND; this is encoded by the coding sequence ATGTGGTATTTTGCTTGGTTTTTAGGTGTTGGCTTCGCTGTATTACTCGCTGTTGTCAATGCGCTATGGTATGAATCACGTCTTGAAGGTAAAAATACCGACAAGAACGATTAA